From the genome of Motacilla alba alba isolate MOTALB_02 chromosome 13, Motacilla_alba_V1.0_pri, whole genome shotgun sequence, one region includes:
- the LOC119706418 gene encoding leukotriene C4 synthase-like, producing MLDQIHWLAAVTVLGVLEQAYFFLQVIYARRLFGISPPKISGPPEFERIFRAQVNSSEYFPIFLALLWQAGLFFHQGVAGALGLLYLYARYCYFVGYKASSSERLAPIYFSAGVLWILIAVSAVGILHFFLSHYLGLNILQLLTA from the exons ATGTTGGATCAGATTCATTGGCTGGCTGCCGTGACAGTCCTGGGAGTCCTGGAGCAAG CTTACTTCTTCCTCCAGGTGATCTATGCTAGGAGGTTGTTTGGCATTTCACCTCCAAAGATCTCAGGCCCTCCTGAATTTGAAAGGATCTTTCGAGCACA GGTGAACTCCTCTGAGTATTTTCCCATCTTCCTGGCACTTCTGTGGCAGGCTGGACTCTTCTTCCACCAAG GTGTGGCTGGAGCCTTGGGTCTGCTCTATCTCTACGCCCGCTACTGCTACTTTGTGGGATACAAGGCATCATCCTCAGAAAG ACTCGCCCCAATATACTTCAGCGCTGGAGTCCTCTGGATTCTCATTGCAGTGTCAGCCGTGGGCATCctgcatttcttcctctctcacTATCTGGGGCTGAACATCCTCCAGCTTCTCACAGCATGA